From Pseudoleptotrichia goodfellowii, a single genomic window includes:
- a CDS encoding DUF1304 domain-containing protein, with amino-acid sequence MSGLTKILVLLVAFEHLYIMVLEMYFNESRSAQKSFNLEVDFLKDERVKKMMMNQGLYNGFLAMGLVWSLLETGIFQIEIVLFFLLCVICAAIYGAITVSPKIFLLQGLPGVVAIVSLFI; translated from the coding sequence TTGAGCGGTTTAACAAAGATTCTTGTATTATTAGTAGCTTTTGAGCATTTGTATATAATGGTGCTTGAAATGTATTTTAATGAAAGTCGGTCGGCACAAAAAAGTTTTAATTTGGAAGTCGACTTTTTGAAAGACGAAAGAGTTAAAAAAATGATGATGAATCAAGGGCTTTATAACGGGTTTTTAGCAATGGGACTCGTTTGGAGCCTTTTGGAAACAGGTATATTTCAAATTGAAATAGTCCTGTTTTTTCTGCTATGTGTTATATGTGCAGCAATATACGGAGCGATAACAGTTTCCCCGAAAATATTTTTGCTGCAGGGATTGCCGGGAGTAGTGGCAATAGTTTCGTTGTTTATTTGA
- the map gene encoding type I methionyl aminopeptidase, producing MIIYKTLDEIKKIKKANEIIARLFEDILPKYIKAGISTHELDQISEDYIKSQGAIPGTKDYDIGRPYPPYPASTCISVNDTVVHGIPDKKIILKEGDIVSVDTVTVLDGYFGDAAITYAVGEIDEESKKLLEVTEKSRDLGITYAKEGNRIGDVSHAIQEYVESFGFSLVRDFAGHGVGKEMHEDPMVPNYGKPGTGAKIEDGMVIAIEPMVNVGKYPVKIMKDMWTVKTKDGSRSAHFEHSVAIVDGKPLILSVKD from the coding sequence ATGATAATTTATAAAACATTGGACGAAATAAAAAAAATAAAAAAGGCAAATGAAATAATCGCAAGACTTTTTGAAGATATATTGCCGAAATATATAAAAGCCGGAATAAGCACACATGAATTGGATCAAATATCCGAAGATTATATAAAATCTCAGGGAGCAATACCGGGGACGAAAGATTATGATATAGGCAGACCTTATCCGCCTTATCCTGCATCTACATGTATTTCCGTAAATGACACTGTTGTACACGGTATTCCTGATAAAAAGATAATTTTGAAAGAGGGAGACATTGTAAGTGTAGACACTGTTACGGTGCTGGACGGATATTTCGGAGATGCAGCGATTACTTATGCTGTGGGGGAAATAGACGAGGAGTCGAAAAAATTACTTGAAGTTACTGAAAAATCAAGAGATTTGGGTATAACTTATGCCAAAGAAGGAAACAGAATAGGAGATGTGAGTCACGCAATTCAGGAATATGTGGAAAGCTTCGGCTTTTCTTTAGTCAGAGATTTTGCGGGACATGGTGTAGGGAAAGAAATGCACGAAGATCCTATGGTTCCCAATTACGGTAAGCCGGGAACGGGAGCAAAAATAGAAGACGGAATGGTTATCGCAATAGAGCCTATGGTAAATGTAGGAAAGTATCCTGTCAAAATAATGAAAGATATGTGGACTGTAAAAACTAAAGATGGCTCACGTTCGGCACATTTTGAACACAGTGTGGCGATAGTTGACGGGAAACCTCTTATATTAAGTGTGAAAGATTAG
- a CDS encoding adenylate kinase, with translation MNIVLFGAPGAGKGTQAKELIKKYEIPQISTGDILREAIAKKTPLGLEAKKLMDGGNLVSDDIVNGLVEARLQEADCKKGFILDGFPRTVAQAEALDKILEKFNKKIEKVIALDVSDDEIIERITGRRVSKKTGKIYHIKYNPPVDEKEEDLEQRADDNKETVMKRLEVYNKQTAPVLEYYKKQNKVYSVDGAKKLEEITKDIIDILEK, from the coding sequence ATGAATATAGTATTATTTGGAGCTCCGGGAGCGGGAAAAGGTACTCAGGCGAAAGAATTGATAAAAAAATATGAAATACCTCAAATTTCTACAGGAGATATTTTAAGAGAAGCTATTGCAAAGAAAACTCCGTTAGGATTGGAAGCTAAAAAACTTATGGACGGTGGAAATCTTGTGTCCGATGATATAGTAAACGGGCTTGTAGAAGCGAGATTACAGGAAGCGGACTGTAAAAAAGGATTTATACTTGACGGTTTTCCACGAACTGTGGCTCAAGCGGAGGCATTGGACAAAATACTTGAAAAATTTAATAAGAAGATAGAAAAAGTAATAGCTCTTGATGTGAGTGATGACGAGATTATAGAAAGAATCACAGGAAGAAGAGTTTCCAAAAAAACAGGAAAAATCTATCATATTAAATACAATCCGCCTGTTGATGAAAAAGAAGAAGATTTGGAACAGAGAGCAGACGATAATAAAGAAACTGTAATGAAAAGACTTGAAGTTTACAATAAACAGACAGCTCCCGTACTTGAATATTATAAAAAGCAAAATAAAGTATATTCTGTAGACGGAGCGAAAAAACTGGAAGAAATTACAAAAGACATAATTGACATATTGGAAAAATAA
- a CDS encoding type I phosphomannose isomerase catalytic subunit, translating into MLYPLKFKKVFIEKVWGGREFETKLDMKLPENRKIGESWEISAHPNGMSIVENGELAGKTLQEVYDEYKEKLVGNKVYNEYKDRFPLLIKYLDVNDRLSIQVHPDDETALKNHNELGKSESWYIMEASPDAVLIMGMKPGITKEQFLTKAENNDFEGLFEEKTVKKGDFIDIVPGTVHASLKGSVLFAEIQENSDITYRIYDFDRTENGVKRKLHIKESADTIDFDKKVDIVNTDFKENETRKNLIRKKYYSIDKIKISNTFDDKNDESMIIYSILEGKGTITQKDYSLKIQKGESVLVPPRMNVTLKGNFEILRTIIE; encoded by the coding sequence ATGCTGTATCCGTTAAAATTTAAAAAAGTATTTATCGAAAAAGTCTGGGGAGGACGTGAATTTGAAACAAAACTGGATATGAAACTTCCCGAAAACAGAAAAATAGGAGAATCCTGGGAAATATCCGCTCATCCCAACGGAATGAGTATCGTTGAAAACGGAGAACTTGCAGGTAAAACTTTACAGGAAGTTTACGATGAGTATAAAGAAAAACTTGTAGGAAATAAAGTTTACAATGAATACAAAGACAGATTTCCTTTACTTATTAAATATCTTGATGTAAATGACAGACTGTCCATACAGGTTCATCCCGATGATGAAACGGCTTTGAAAAATCATAACGAATTGGGAAAAAGTGAATCGTGGTATATTATGGAAGCAAGTCCCGATGCTGTTCTTATAATGGGAATGAAACCGGGAATTACGAAAGAACAGTTTTTAACAAAAGCCGAAAATAATGATTTTGAAGGATTATTTGAAGAAAAGACAGTTAAAAAAGGAGATTTCATTGATATTGTGCCGGGAACGGTACACGCTTCACTGAAAGGAAGTGTGCTTTTTGCAGAAATACAGGAAAATTCGGATATTACTTACAGAATTTATGATTTTGACAGAACAGAAAACGGTGTAAAAAGAAAACTGCACATTAAAGAGTCTGCAGATACTATAGATTTTGATAAAAAAGTAGATATTGTAAATACCGACTTCAAAGAAAATGAAACAAGGAAAAATTTAATCAGAAAAAAATATTATTCTATTGATAAAATAAAAATAAGCAATACTTTTGATGACAAAAATGATGAAAGTATGATTATTTACTCTATTTTAGAAGGAAAAGGTACGATAACGCAGAAAGATTACTCATTGAAAATTCAAAAAGGAGAATCGGTACTTGTTCCTCCTCGTATGAATGTAACATTAAAAGGAAACTTTGAAATATTAAGAACCATTATCGAATAA
- a CDS encoding MalY/PatB family protein → MKYNFDEIIDRKNNHSTKYNELMKKFGTEDVIPLWIADMDFRTAEPVVKALKEKAEHGLFGYVYRPDEYFEAFINWQKRHHNWNVDKELLSFSIGVVPALAALVKQFSEKGDKILIQTPVYSEFYDINHDNERVVIENKFIEKDGEYSLDLKDFENKLKEQPKLFICCNPQNPIGRVWSYDELKAMGDLCVKYNVPVISDEIHADLTLWDNKHIPFASVSREIAGNTITCTATGKAFNLAGLQCATVIFNNLQEKNKFDRFWKDLEVHRNNPFNLVATIAAYNEGEEYLEQLKKYLEDNIMFAHDYFEKNIPQIKPNIPQATYLIWLDCRNLGLKQEDLEEFMLKKAKLGLNSGRAFQKDLEGFMRLNAACPRSVLEKALDQLKKAIEEL, encoded by the coding sequence ATGAAATATAATTTTGATGAAATAATCGACAGAAAAAACAATCATTCTACAAAGTATAACGAACTTATGAAAAAATTCGGCACAGAAGATGTTATTCCTCTGTGGATTGCCGACATGGATTTCAGAACCGCAGAACCCGTAGTAAAAGCTCTGAAAGAAAAAGCCGAACATGGACTTTTCGGCTATGTTTACAGACCTGATGAATATTTTGAAGCATTTATAAACTGGCAAAAAAGACATCATAACTGGAATGTAGATAAAGAACTTCTGAGTTTCAGCATAGGTGTCGTTCCTGCTCTTGCAGCTCTCGTTAAACAGTTTTCCGAAAAAGGTGACAAAATACTTATTCAAACTCCCGTTTATTCGGAATTTTACGATATTAATCACGATAATGAAAGAGTTGTCATCGAAAATAAGTTTATTGAAAAAGACGGCGAATATTCTTTGGATTTGAAAGACTTTGAAAACAAACTGAAAGAACAGCCTAAACTTTTCATTTGCTGCAATCCCCAAAATCCCATCGGTCGTGTATGGAGCTACGACGAATTGAAAGCTATGGGAGATTTATGTGTTAAATACAATGTTCCCGTTATTTCCGACGAAATTCATGCGGATCTTACTTTGTGGGACAATAAACACATTCCTTTTGCAAGTGTTTCAAGGGAAATTGCAGGAAACACTATTACATGCACAGCTACAGGAAAAGCCTTTAATCTCGCGGGATTACAATGTGCAACTGTAATCTTTAATAATCTACAGGAGAAAAATAAATTCGATAGATTTTGGAAAGACCTTGAAGTCCACAGAAACAATCCTTTCAATCTTGTAGCTACTATTGCTGCATACAACGAAGGAGAAGAATATCTTGAACAGCTGAAAAAATACCTTGAAGACAATATCATGTTTGCTCATGATTATTTTGAGAAAAATATTCCTCAAATAAAACCGAATATTCCTCAGGCTACTTATTTAATATGGCTCGATTGCAGAAATTTAGGATTAAAACAGGAAGATCTTGAAGAATTTATGCTGAAAAAAGCTAAACTCGGACTTAATTCGGGAAGAGCTTTCCAAAAAGACCTGGAAGGATTTATGCGACTGAATGCCGCATGTCCGAGATCCGTTCTGGAAAAAGCACTGGATCAGTTGAAAAAAGCTATAGAAGAATTATAA
- a CDS encoding LLM class flavin-dependent oxidoreductase, with protein sequence MSENKNIKLSVLNLIPKFEGDTDIQAIQRAVDLIKIVEKLGYYRYWVAEHHNFKGVLSSATAIIIQHLLANSEKIRVGAGGVMLPNHTPLQVAETYGTLATLYSDRVDLGLGRAPGTDSDTAALIYRVQYVRTAKFIEAIGDLQRFMGAEAEQSIVSAYPGINTNVPIYILGSSVNSAHVAGELGLPYSFAGHFSPDAAEEAIQIYRNTFVPSKYLKEPYVILGLLVHGADSDEEAERLYTATQQGMLKIIRGEKGLYPLPDENFSDKLTSAEKIILQSKMGINLMGTKGTMKKKWDEIKRKYNPDEIMAVSYMSEIEQLRTSYEILAQVVKEK encoded by the coding sequence ATGTCTGAAAACAAAAATATAAAACTGTCTGTACTTAATCTTATTCCTAAATTTGAGGGAGATACTGATATTCAGGCTATACAGAGAGCCGTAGATTTGATAAAAATCGTCGAAAAATTGGGATATTATCGTTATTGGGTAGCGGAACATCATAATTTTAAAGGCGTTCTAAGTTCCGCAACTGCAATTATTATCCAACATTTACTCGCAAATTCGGAAAAAATAAGAGTAGGGGCAGGAGGCGTTATGCTGCCTAATCACACACCTTTACAAGTAGCTGAAACATACGGTACTTTAGCGACTCTTTATTCTGACAGAGTGGATTTGGGATTGGGAAGAGCTCCCGGAACCGATTCCGATACTGCTGCACTCATTTACAGAGTTCAATACGTACGGACTGCTAAGTTTATAGAAGCTATTGGAGATTTACAAAGATTTATGGGAGCTGAAGCAGAGCAAAGCATAGTATCCGCTTATCCCGGGATAAATACAAATGTGCCGATTTATATTCTCGGAAGCTCTGTAAATTCAGCTCACGTAGCAGGAGAACTCGGATTGCCTTATTCATTTGCAGGGCATTTTTCTCCCGATGCTGCGGAAGAAGCTATTCAGATATACAGAAATACTTTCGTGCCGTCAAAATATTTAAAAGAACCTTATGTGATTTTGGGACTTCTTGTACACGGAGCAGATTCCGATGAAGAAGCCGAAAGACTTTACACGGCAACTCAGCAAGGAATGCTCAAAATAATAAGAGGAGAAAAAGGTCTTTATCCTTTGCCCGACGAAAACTTTTCCGATAAACTGACTTCAGCCGAAAAGATTATTTTACAGTCAAAAATGGGTATAAACCTTATGGGAACAAAAGGAACCATGAAGAAAAAATGGGATGAAATAAAAAGAAAATATAACCCTGACGAAATAATGGCAGTCAGCTATATGTCCGAAATTGAGCAACTCAGAACTTCTTATGAAATTTTGGCTCAAGTTGTAAAAGAAAAATAG
- the msrB gene encoding peptide-methionine (R)-S-oxide reductase MsrB: MKHRSLLLLFAVSATLFSAAMVMKNSTVSKSVKNTETKNMNKKDGMMMDDKKMTNNDAKEDIREIYLAGGCFWGIEAYMERIYGVKDATSGYANGKTTETNYQMIHGTDHAETVHVKYDANKISLEKLLKYYFQVIDPTSINKQGNDRGRQYRTGIYYTNVKDKAAIVKEIQEQQRKYSDKIQVEVEPLRNYILAEEYHQDYLKKNPNGYCHIDLEQANKIIIDPNDYPKPSDKELQAKLTPLQYSVTQKKNTEHSFSNEYWDNHEAGLYVDITTGEPLFSSKDKYDSGCGWPSFTKPIVKEVVTYAEDTSFNMVRTEVLSRSGKAHLGHVFNDGPKDKGGLRYCINSASIKFIPLKNMEKEGYGYLINLVK, from the coding sequence ATGAAACATCGAAGTTTACTATTGCTGTTTGCCGTATCTGCGACACTTTTTTCTGCAGCTATGGTAATGAAAAACAGCACTGTATCAAAATCCGTGAAAAATACGGAAACAAAAAATATGAATAAAAAGGACGGAATGATGATGGACGACAAAAAAATGACAAATAACGATGCAAAAGAAGATATTAGAGAAATATATCTCGCAGGAGGCTGCTTCTGGGGAATAGAAGCTTACATGGAAAGAATATACGGTGTAAAAGATGCCACTTCCGGCTATGCCAACGGAAAAACTACTGAAACTAATTATCAAATGATACATGGTACAGACCATGCCGAAACTGTACACGTAAAATATGATGCGAATAAAATTTCTCTTGAAAAATTATTGAAATATTATTTTCAGGTTATAGATCCTACAAGCATAAATAAACAGGGAAATGACAGAGGAAGACAATACAGAACAGGTATTTATTACACAAATGTTAAGGATAAAGCAGCCATTGTAAAAGAAATTCAGGAACAGCAACGTAAATATTCAGATAAAATTCAGGTTGAAGTGGAGCCTTTAAGAAATTATATATTAGCCGAAGAATATCATCAGGACTATTTGAAAAAAAATCCTAACGGATACTGTCATATAGACTTGGAACAGGCAAATAAAATTATTATAGATCCTAATGACTATCCGAAGCCGAGCGATAAAGAATTACAGGCAAAATTAACTCCGTTACAATACAGTGTTACTCAAAAGAAAAATACCGAACACTCTTTCAGCAACGAATACTGGGATAATCATGAAGCCGGATTATACGTGGACATAACTACAGGCGAACCGCTATTTTCCTCGAAGGATAAATATGACTCAGGTTGCGGATGGCCGAGCTTTACAAAGCCTATCGTGAAAGAAGTTGTCACTTATGCCGAAGACACAAGTTTCAATATGGTAAGAACCGAAGTTTTAAGCAGAAGCGGAAAAGCACACTTGGGACACGTCTTCAACGACGGACCTAAGGACAAAGGCGGGCTGAGATACTGTATAAACAGTGCATCCATAAAATTCATACCTTTAAAAAATATGGAAAAAGAAGGTTACGGATATTTGATTAACTTAGTTAAATAA
- a CDS encoding cytochrome c biogenesis CcdA family protein has translation MFGQQLLIGSVFLAGLASFFSPCIFPIVPIYLGILSKGKRTVINTFLFILGLSLTFVSLGFSFGFLGNIFFNDTIRIVAGIIVIILGLHQTGIFKFKQLEKTKLVEINTEGKSSSLEALILGLTFSLGWTPCVGPILASVLALSGDKGSAIYGGMMMFIYVIGLATPFILFSFFSKELLKRTKSLNKHLDKFKIIGGILIILMGILLISNRFYL, from the coding sequence ATGTTTGGACAACAATTATTAATAGGAAGTGTGTTTCTGGCGGGACTTGCTTCATTCTTCTCGCCTTGTATCTTTCCTATTGTTCCCATATATTTGGGAATTTTAAGTAAAGGAAAAAGGACAGTGATAAATACATTTTTATTTATATTAGGACTGTCTCTCACATTTGTAAGTTTAGGATTCAGTTTCGGTTTTCTCGGAAATATTTTTTTCAATGATACTATAAGAATTGTAGCGGGAATAATTGTTATAATCTTAGGATTACATCAAACAGGAATATTCAAATTTAAACAATTGGAAAAAACAAAGTTAGTAGAAATTAATACTGAAGGAAAGAGTTCATCATTGGAAGCATTAATATTAGGATTGACTTTCAGTTTAGGTTGGACTCCATGTGTAGGACCTATCTTAGCCTCAGTACTTGCTCTTTCGGGAGATAAAGGTTCGGCAATATACGGAGGAATGATGATGTTTATTTATGTTATCGGTCTTGCAACACCATTTATACTATTTTCATTTTTTTCCAAAGAATTATTAAAAAGAACGAAATCTTTAAATAAACACTTAGATAAATTTAAAATCATTGGCGGAATACTTATTATTTTAATGGGAATTTTACTTATATCTAACAGATTTTATTTATAA
- a CDS encoding redoxin family protein, translated as MKKITALLLMILGYNILAAGGASLNGIQLKDLNNNTVSLSKYKGKKVYIKMWASWCPICLSGLQEINTLSGEKNKNFEVVTIVSPGQRGEKPKDKFIQWYKGLNYKNITVLIDEKGEVLKKAQVRGYPSNIILDANGNISKVLPGHLNIGQIKGAVN; from the coding sequence ATGAAAAAGATTACTGCATTACTATTAATGATATTGGGCTACAATATTTTAGCTGCCGGAGGTGCTTCATTGAACGGAATTCAATTAAAAGATTTAAACAACAATACTGTTTCACTTAGTAAATATAAAGGAAAAAAAGTTTACATAAAAATGTGGGCTTCATGGTGCCCTATATGTCTTTCTGGATTACAGGAAATAAATACTTTAAGCGGAGAAAAAAATAAAAATTTTGAAGTTGTGACAATAGTTTCTCCGGGACAAAGAGGAGAAAAACCGAAAGATAAATTTATACAATGGTATAAAGGATTAAATTACAAAAATATTACAGTATTGATAGATGAAAAAGGAGAAGTTCTTAAAAAGGCTCAAGTTAGAGGTTACCCTTCAAATATAATTCTTGATGCTAACGGAAATATTTCCAAAGTATTACCGGGACACTTAAATATAGGACAGATAAAAGGAGCTGTAAATTAA
- a CDS encoding response regulator transcription factor, translated as MYSILIVDDEPIIRRGIKTFIDFNKYGISNVYEAEDGNSASKVFSEVLPDLVLLDINMPFKDGLTLAEEFKNKKKETKIAIITGYDYFEYAQKALKTGVEDYILKPVSKKDINEIITKLIYELNQEKKHIEAEKIINKINHSENPNNQVSNSKYKDIILKKFEENYNDVSFNLNSLADAMNLSSGYLSSLFKNLFGIPFQDYLNNVRMEKAKLLLLTTDLKNYEISDQIGFDNVYYFNSKFKKTFGVTPKEFKKNITK; from the coding sequence ATGTATTCTATTTTAATAGTTGACGATGAACCTATAATAAGAAGGGGAATAAAAACATTTATTGATTTTAACAAATACGGGATAAGTAATGTATACGAGGCGGAAGACGGAAACTCCGCCTCTAAAGTGTTTTCTGAAGTTTTGCCCGATCTTGTACTGCTTGATATAAATATGCCTTTTAAAGACGGACTTACACTTGCCGAAGAATTTAAAAATAAAAAAAAAGAAACTAAAATTGCGATTATTACAGGATATGACTATTTTGAATATGCTCAAAAAGCATTAAAAACAGGTGTTGAGGACTATATTTTAAAACCTGTTTCAAAAAAAGATATAAATGAAATTATAACAAAACTTATATATGAACTGAATCAGGAAAAAAAGCATATTGAAGCCGAAAAAATTATAAATAAGATCAACCACAGTGAAAATCCGAATAATCAGGTTTCAAACAGTAAATATAAAGATATTATTCTGAAAAAATTTGAAGAAAATTATAATGATGTTTCTTTTAATTTAAATTCTCTTGCAGATGCTATGAATTTATCTTCAGGGTATTTAAGTTCTCTTTTCAAAAATCTGTTCGGAATTCCTTTTCAGGATTATTTGAATAACGTCAGAATGGAAAAAGCTAAGTTACTCTTACTTACAACTGACTTAAAAAATTACGAGATAAGTGATCAAATCGGATTTGATAATGTGTATTACTTTAATTCCAAATTTAAAAAAACTTTCGGAGTTACGCCGAAAGAATTTAAAAAAAATATAACAAAATAA
- a CDS encoding sensor histidine kinase produces MKLFKKSIRKSMTFKIIIYYLTGNFLFILFLSSIFYYSSKYIIMKKEIEATRKNAEKSAEYVSLYVDKLKNLINLLSVNTDIENTLINNSENSKVNVEKLIQMIITENKGNIKSITVIGKNGNIISNEKNVNMDISADMMKENWYISAINNTDKPVLNPIRKKQTSMDITSWVLSISKDIKDKNGENLGVIVFDIKYQALNEYLKDISMGEQNDNLIIDNKNNIIYYKDVNCFINKKCLDKFLSQNKEYYKNKNIALTKVNIGNTDWQLISFSEMNDLVLLKKSFFDVIIAIFLISLGFTTVVTFLIIRKFINPLRKLENHIQKFENSLSEFNTEKNTSYEIEVLVKHFNNMISRIKYLREYEIKALHSQINPHFLYNTLDTIIWMTEFGDSEQVITITKSLANFFRLSLSNGNEKISLKDEITHVKEYLFIQKQRYEDKLTYNFNIDSNLLSSEVPKIIIQPIVENSIYHGIKNIQGTGIIDINVYENNNDIYIAVKDNGIGFKKSEKFKKSKIGGVGIKNVDKRIKFYYGNEYGIEIKEISEGSCVILKLPRLK; encoded by the coding sequence ATGAAATTATTCAAAAAATCCATCAGAAAATCAATGACATTCAAAATAATAATTTACTATTTGACAGGTAATTTTTTATTTATACTTTTTTTGAGCAGCATATTTTATTACAGTTCCAAATATATTATAATGAAAAAAGAAATCGAAGCTACCCGAAAAAATGCCGAAAAAAGTGCCGAATATGTTTCTTTATATGTAGATAAGCTGAAAAACCTTATAAATCTCTTATCTGTTAATACTGATATTGAAAATACTCTAATAAATAACAGTGAAAACTCAAAGGTTAATGTTGAAAAACTGATTCAAATGATTATCACCGAAAATAAAGGTAATATAAAAAGTATAACTGTTATCGGAAAAAACGGGAATATTATTTCCAACGAAAAAAATGTCAATATGGATATTTCGGCAGATATGATGAAAGAAAACTGGTATATAAGTGCTATTAACAATACAGACAAACCTGTTTTAAATCCCATAAGAAAAAAACAGACTTCAATGGATATAACAAGTTGGGTTTTATCTATAAGCAAGGATATAAAAGACAAAAACGGAGAAAATCTGGGAGTCATAGTTTTTGATATAAAATATCAGGCTCTCAATGAATATTTAAAAGATATTTCAATGGGAGAGCAGAACGATAACCTTATAATTGACAATAAAAACAACATTATCTACTATAAAGACGTAAATTGTTTTATAAATAAAAAATGTCTGGACAAATTCCTGTCACAAAATAAAGAATATTACAAAAATAAGAATATTGCTTTAACAAAAGTCAACATAGGAAACACAGATTGGCAACTTATAAGTTTTTCCGAAATGAACGATCTTGTTTTACTCAAAAAGAGCTTTTTTGATGTTATTATAGCTATATTTTTGATTTCTCTTGGATTTACTACTGTTGTAACATTTCTGATAATCAGAAAATTTATTAATCCCCTAAGAAAACTTGAAAATCATATACAGAAATTCGAAAATTCTCTTAGTGAATTTAATACTGAAAAAAATACGAGCTATGAAATAGAAGTTCTTGTAAAACATTTTAATAATATGATAAGCAGAATAAAATATTTAAGAGAGTACGAAATAAAAGCTCTGCACAGCCAGATTAATCCTCATTTTTTATATAATACACTGGACACGATTATCTGGATGACTGAATTTGGGGATAGTGAACAAGTTATAACTATTACTAAATCTCTTGCAAATTTCTTCAGACTTTCTTTAAGTAACGGAAATGAAAAAATATCTCTAAAAGATGAGATTACTCATGTGAAAGAATATTTGTTTATTCAGAAACAGAGATATGAAGATAAACTTACATATAACTTTAATATAGATTCAAACCTGTTGTCTTCCGAAGTTCCGAAAATAATCATTCAGCCTATTGTAGAAAACTCTATATATCACGGTATTAAAAATATTCAGGGAACAGGGATAATAGATATTAATGTCTATGAAAACAATAACGATATATACATAGCTGTAAAAGACAATGGAATCGGCTTTAAAAAATCAGAAAAGTTTAAAAAAAGTAAAATCGGCGGTGTCGGTATAAAAAATGTCGATAAAAGAATAAAATTTTATTACGGAAATGAATACGGAATCGAAATAAAAGAAATATCAGAAGGATCTTGCGTTATATTAAAACTCCCGAGATTGAAATAG
- the upp gene encoding uracil phosphoribosyltransferase: MAVYELKHPLIEHKLTNLRNKNTDTKLFRESLNEIAGLMVYEATKHLNLKEIEIETPIQKTKTKVLEEPVTLVPILRAGLGMVEGILQLLPNAKVGHLGVYRNEETLEPVYYYAKMPVNVAESQVFITDPMLATGGSMIYTIDYLKEKGVKNITMLCIIGAPEGIKKVIEKHPDVDLYIAAIDKGLNDKAYIYPGLGDAGDRIFGTK; this comes from the coding sequence ATGGCAGTTTATGAATTAAAACACCCTTTAATTGAGCACAAGCTGACAAACCTGAGAAATAAGAATACGGATACGAAGCTTTTTAGAGAAAGTTTAAATGAAATAGCCGGACTTATGGTGTACGAAGCTACAAAACATTTGAATCTGAAGGAAATTGAAATTGAGACACCGATACAGAAAACTAAAACGAAAGTTTTGGAAGAGCCTGTTACTCTAGTGCCTATTTTAAGGGCAGGATTAGGAATGGTGGAAGGAATACTGCAGTTACTTCCCAATGCTAAAGTGGGACATCTGGGAGTGTATAGAAATGAAGAAACTCTTGAGCCGGTATATTATTATGCAAAAATGCCTGTTAATGTAGCTGAAAGTCAGGTATTTATCACAGATCCGATGTTGGCTACAGGAGGATCAATGATTTACACTATTGATTATTTAAAAGAAAAAGGAGTAAAGAATATAACAATGCTGTGCATTATTGGAGCTCCTGAAGGAATAAAAAAGGTTATAGAAAAACATCCGGATGTAGATCTATATATAGCAGCTATAGATAAAGGATTAAATGATAAGGCGTATATTTATCCGGGATTGGGAGATGCAGGAGATAGAATTTTTGGTACAAAATAG
- a CDS encoding type B 50S ribosomal protein L31: protein MRKDIHPDYRLVVFEDTSNGDRFLGKSTKSSKETVTFEGQEYPVIKVATSSTSHPFYTGKSKFVDETGRVDKFKKKYNL from the coding sequence ATGAGAAAAGATATACATCCTGACTATAGATTGGTTGTATTTGAAGATACAAGTAATGGAGATAGATTTTTAGGAAAATCTACAAAAAGTTCAAAAGAAACAGTTACTTTTGAAGGTCAAGAATACCCTGTAATTAAAGTTGCTACAAGTTCAACTTCGCATCCTTTTTATACAGGTAAATCTAAATTTGTCGATGAAACAGGAAGAGTTGATAAATTTAAGAAAAAATATAATTTATAA